In Bos indicus x Bos taurus breed Angus x Brahman F1 hybrid chromosome 23, Bos_hybrid_MaternalHap_v2.0, whole genome shotgun sequence, a single genomic region encodes these proteins:
- the BEND6 gene encoding BEN domain-containing protein 6 isoform X3 — translation MQKIFQTEETTDSQALRKGKRKRTEPMDSENVNSDPDKAQRDPYSGNAFLPGESSSEDEEPLAELSKEELCTKIKSLKQKLTNIRKENSRLRQSLVMLQGI, via the exons ATGCAGAAGATCTTTCAAACAGAGGAAACCACTGATTCCCAAGctctcagaaaaggaaagaggaaaaggacgGAGCCGATGGACTCAGAGAACGTGAACAGTGACCCAGACAAAGCCCAG AGAGACCCATATTCGGGAAATGCCTTTCTGCCTGGTGAAAGCTCCAGTGAGGATGAAGAGCCTCTAGCAGAACTGTCAAAGGAGGAATTGTgcacaaaaataaaaagcctgaAACAAAAACTAACAAACATCCGGAAAGAAAACAGCCGCCTTCGACAGTCTTTGGTCATGCTGCAAG GTATTTAG
- the BEND6 gene encoding BEN domain-containing protein 6 isoform X2 — MQKIFQTEETTDSQALRKGKRKRTEPMDSENVNSDPDKAQRDPYSGNAFLPGESSSEDEEPLAELSKEELCTKIKSLKQKLTNIRKENSRLRQSLVMLQVLPQAVTQFEELVGMAEALLKGGGTLSTSASTLWRAANNSSPDSFASTCSNSNSDSSSPISLKAEEDHQTDEKQFKIEKWQIARCNKSKPQKFINDLMQVLYTNEYMATHSLTGAKSSTSRDKAVKPAMNQNEVQEIIESQSNCFPAQTTFQSGE, encoded by the exons ATGCAGAAGATCTTTCAAACAGAGGAAACCACTGATTCCCAAGctctcagaaaaggaaagaggaaaaggacgGAGCCGATGGACTCAGAGAACGTGAACAGTGACCCAGACAAAGCCCAG AGAGACCCATATTCGGGAAATGCCTTTCTGCCTGGTGAAAGCTCCAGTGAGGATGAAGAGCCTCTAGCAGAACTGTCAAAGGAGGAATTGTgcacaaaaataaaaagcctgaAACAAAAACTAACAAACATCCGGAAAGAAAACAGCCGCCTTCGACAGTCTTTGGTCATGCTGCAAG TGTTACCGCAGGCCGTCACTCAGTTTGAAGAACTGGTCGGTATGGCCGAGGCACTGCTCAAGGGTGGAGGAACCCTGTCCACATCCGCATCCACCCTCTGGAGAGCAGCGAATAACTCCTCACCAGATTCCTTTGCTTCTACATGCAGTAATTCTAACTCTGATTCCAGTTCACCCATCTCCTTGAAAGCTGAGGAAGACCATCAGACGGATGAGAAACAG ttcaagATTGAAAAATGGCAGATTGCACGTTGCAACAAGAGCAAGCCTCAGAAGTTCATTAATGATTTAATGCAGGTGCTTTACACAAATGAATACATGGCCACACACAGCCTGACGGGGGCAAAATCCTCTACTTCAAGGGACAAGGCCGTGAAACCAGCTATGAATCAGAATGAAGTTCAAGAAATTATAG AATCACAAAGCAATTGTTTCCCAGCACAGACGACGTTTCAATCAGGAGAATGA
- the BEND6 gene encoding BEN domain-containing protein 6 isoform X1: MQKIFQTEETTDSQALRKGKRKRTEPMDSENVNSDPDKAQRDPYSGNAFLPGESSSEDEEPLAELSKEELCTKIKSLKQKLTNIRKENSRLRQSLVMLQVLPQAVTQFEELVGMAEALLKGGGTLSTSASTLWRAANNSSPDSFASTCSNSNSDSSSPISLKAEEDHQTDEKQFKIEKWQIARCNKSKPQKFINDLMQVLYTNEYMATHSLTGAKSSTSRDKAVKPAMNQNEVQEIIGITKQLFPSTDDVSIRRMIGQKLNNCTKKPNLSKTLSSQDIK; encoded by the exons ATGCAGAAGATCTTTCAAACAGAGGAAACCACTGATTCCCAAGctctcagaaaaggaaagaggaaaaggacgGAGCCGATGGACTCAGAGAACGTGAACAGTGACCCAGACAAAGCCCAG AGAGACCCATATTCGGGAAATGCCTTTCTGCCTGGTGAAAGCTCCAGTGAGGATGAAGAGCCTCTAGCAGAACTGTCAAAGGAGGAATTGTgcacaaaaataaaaagcctgaAACAAAAACTAACAAACATCCGGAAAGAAAACAGCCGCCTTCGACAGTCTTTGGTCATGCTGCAAG TGTTACCGCAGGCCGTCACTCAGTTTGAAGAACTGGTCGGTATGGCCGAGGCACTGCTCAAGGGTGGAGGAACCCTGTCCACATCCGCATCCACCCTCTGGAGAGCAGCGAATAACTCCTCACCAGATTCCTTTGCTTCTACATGCAGTAATTCTAACTCTGATTCCAGTTCACCCATCTCCTTGAAAGCTGAGGAAGACCATCAGACGGATGAGAAACAG ttcaagATTGAAAAATGGCAGATTGCACGTTGCAACAAGAGCAAGCCTCAGAAGTTCATTAATGATTTAATGCAGGTGCTTTACACAAATGAATACATGGCCACACACAGCCTGACGGGGGCAAAATCCTCTACTTCAAGGGACAAGGCCGTGAAACCAGCTATGAATCAGAATGAAGTTCAAGAAATTATAG GAATCACAAAGCAATTGTTTCCCAGCACAGACGACGTTTCAATCAGGAGAATGATAGGGCAAAAGCTAAACAATTGTACCAAGAAGCCAAATTTAAGCAAAACTCTGAGCTCTCAGGATATTAAGTAG